From Pseudonocardia autotrophica, one genomic window encodes:
- a CDS encoding transposase — MPAPKKYPDELRERAVRLYRESDPRPTFRGLAQQLGVHHEALRNWVRQAEADKGERDDRPSTDMLAENRRLAKENAELRRVNEVLRAASAYFASEIGPTRRWS; from the coding sequence GTGCCCGCACCGAAGAAGTACCCCGATGAGCTGCGCGAACGAGCGGTCCGGCTGTATCGGGAGTCCGACCCCCGCCCGACGTTCCGCGGGCTCGCGCAGCAGCTCGGGGTGCATCACGAGGCCCTGCGCAACTGGGTCCGCCAAGCGGAGGCCGACAAGGGCGAGCGCGATGATCGGCCGTCGACCGACATGCTCGCCGAGAACCGGCGGTTGGCGAAGGAGAACGCCGAGCTGCGGCGGGTCAACGAGGTCCTGCGCGCGGCGAGCGCCTATTTCGCCAGCGAGATCGGCCCGACCCGGAGGTGGTCATGA